A single genomic interval of Musa acuminata AAA Group cultivar baxijiao chromosome BXJ3-4, Cavendish_Baxijiao_AAA, whole genome shotgun sequence harbors:
- the LOC135634693 gene encoding dormancy-associated protein 1-like, giving the protein MVLLDKMWDDVVAGPQPERGLGKLRKVSAKPLVIKEGESSGNKYQRSLSMPQTPTTPTTPTASSPTPRQGNVWRSVFNPGSNLATKTLGANLFDKPQPNSPTVYDWLYSGETKSTHR; this is encoded by the exons aTGGTGCTTCTCGACAAGATGTGGGACGACGTCGTCGCCGGGCCTCAGCCTGAGAGAGGACTCGGCAAGCTGAGGAAGGTCTCCGCCAAGCCTTTGGTCATCAAAG AAGGAGAGAGCAGCGGCAACAAGTACCAGCGATCCCTGTCGATGCCGCAGACGCCCACCACACCTACCACGCCGACGGCCAGCTCCCCCACCCCGCGCCAGGGTAACGTGTGGCGGAGCGTGTTCAACCCCGGCAGCAACCTCGCCACCAAAACCCTCGGCGCCAACTTGTTCGACAAGCCCCAGCCCAACTCCCCCACCGTCTACGACTG GCTGTACAGTGGCGAAACAAAGAGCACCCATCGCTGA
- the LOC103982106 gene encoding mitochondrial arginine transporter BAC1 isoform X1: MATAHESTILPALQERKRVGNGAMSPAVEAAKEYAAGFAAGVATVITGHPFDTVKVKLQAHNTKTQVKEYKNALHCTSRILITEGVRGLYKGASSSFIGMACESSLLFGIYSQTKQKFQGEIQNNRPQLQVIIPSAAFAGALISFILCPTELVKCRMQVQGKDAAMFVRYNGPLECALKTIQQEGVKGIFRGGLSTFLRESIGNAVFFSTYELSRHHLHKQLSFSPSASSHHSKVLVDTGIGIVTGGLAGTAFWLAVLPLDVAKTVIQTSPDPNYSRNPLQTLYAIYKRVGLSGCYVGLGPTLARAFPANAVAIVTWELTAKFLGIRRD; the protein is encoded by the exons ATGGCAACTGCTCATGAATCGACCATTTTGCCGGCCcttcaagaaagaaagagagtAGGGAACGGGGCGATGAGCCCGGCGGTCGAGGCTGCCAAGGAATACGCGGCCGGCTTCGCCGCTGGTGTCGCCACCGTCATCACCGGTCATCCCTTCGACACCGTCAAG GTCAAGTTGCAAGCTCACAATACAAAAACACAAGTGAAGGAGTACAAGAATGCTTTACACTGCACTAGTCGGATCTTGATCACTGAAGGA GTAAGAGGATTATATAAAGGTGCGTCATCCTCGTTCATTGGGATGGCATGTGAGAGTTCCCTTCTCTTTGGCATTTATTCCCAGACAAAGCAAAAATTTCAG GGGGAAATTCAGAACAACAGACCACAGCTCCAGGTAATTATTCCTTCAGCAGCATTTGCTGGAGCATTGATCAGCTTTATACTATGTCCAACCGAGCTAGTAAAG TGTAGGATGCAAGTTCAAGGGAAGGATGCAGCAATGTTTGTTAGATACAATGGTCCACTAGAATGTGCTCTTAAAACTATCCAGCAGGAAGGG GTCAAAGGCATTTTTCGTGGTGGCTTATCAACCTTTTTAAGAGAATCAATTGGCAATGCAGTCTTCTTTAGCACTTACGAGCTAAGTCGTCACCACTTGCATAAGCAATTGAGTTTTTCACCATCTGCCTCAAGCCACCATTCAAAGGTTTTAGTTGACACAGGGATTGGCATTGTTACTGGCGGACTTGCTGGAACTGCT TTCTGGTTAGCTGTTCTTCCACTGGATGTTGCGAAAACTGTGATTCAGACTTCTCCTGATCCAAATTATAGTCGAAATCCTCTCCAAACACTTTACGCG ATTTACAAGAGAGTGGGCTTGAGTGGATGCTATGTTGGTCTTGGGCCAACATTAGCAAGGGCATTTCCAGCTAATGCGGTCGCCATCGTGACCTGGGAGCTTACAGCTAAGTTTTTAGGGATTAGGCGAGACTGA
- the LOC103982106 gene encoding mitochondrial arginine transporter BAC1 isoform X2 → MATAHESTILPALQERKRVGNGAMSPAVEAAKEYAAGFAAGVATVITGHPFDTVKVRGLYKGASSSFIGMACESSLLFGIYSQTKQKFQGEIQNNRPQLQVIIPSAAFAGALISFILCPTELVKCRMQVQGKDAAMFVRYNGPLECALKTIQQEGVKGIFRGGLSTFLRESIGNAVFFSTYELSRHHLHKQLSFSPSASSHHSKVLVDTGIGIVTGGLAGTAFWLAVLPLDVAKTVIQTSPDPNYSRNPLQTLYAIYKRVGLSGCYVGLGPTLARAFPANAVAIVTWELTAKFLGIRRD, encoded by the exons ATGGCAACTGCTCATGAATCGACCATTTTGCCGGCCcttcaagaaagaaagagagtAGGGAACGGGGCGATGAGCCCGGCGGTCGAGGCTGCCAAGGAATACGCGGCCGGCTTCGCCGCTGGTGTCGCCACCGTCATCACCGGTCATCCCTTCGACACCGTCAAG GTAAGAGGATTATATAAAGGTGCGTCATCCTCGTTCATTGGGATGGCATGTGAGAGTTCCCTTCTCTTTGGCATTTATTCCCAGACAAAGCAAAAATTTCAG GGGGAAATTCAGAACAACAGACCACAGCTCCAGGTAATTATTCCTTCAGCAGCATTTGCTGGAGCATTGATCAGCTTTATACTATGTCCAACCGAGCTAGTAAAG TGTAGGATGCAAGTTCAAGGGAAGGATGCAGCAATGTTTGTTAGATACAATGGTCCACTAGAATGTGCTCTTAAAACTATCCAGCAGGAAGGG GTCAAAGGCATTTTTCGTGGTGGCTTATCAACCTTTTTAAGAGAATCAATTGGCAATGCAGTCTTCTTTAGCACTTACGAGCTAAGTCGTCACCACTTGCATAAGCAATTGAGTTTTTCACCATCTGCCTCAAGCCACCATTCAAAGGTTTTAGTTGACACAGGGATTGGCATTGTTACTGGCGGACTTGCTGGAACTGCT TTCTGGTTAGCTGTTCTTCCACTGGATGTTGCGAAAACTGTGATTCAGACTTCTCCTGATCCAAATTATAGTCGAAATCCTCTCCAAACACTTTACGCG ATTTACAAGAGAGTGGGCTTGAGTGGATGCTATGTTGGTCTTGGGCCAACATTAGCAAGGGCATTTCCAGCTAATGCGGTCGCCATCGTGACCTGGGAGCTTACAGCTAAGTTTTTAGGGATTAGGCGAGACTGA
- the LOC135636909 gene encoding putative E3 ubiquitin-protein ligase RING1a produces MPAQKRPLTPPPLDDQLPAPDEPPPSPLPPPPLSTQQQQQQKQEPDKEDAGGGEADEGKAPAETPLAQDDSDGGSGGGQSSNEDDDEAEKPEFILVKLADIRKEVQCPICLGIIRKTRTVMECLHRFCRECIDKSMRLGNNECPACRTHCASRRSLRDDPNYDALIATLYPDIDKYEEEELAFHEEEKSRNKKIQAYITETFRRQSEALGRRRSTAKAAAVFGRKPQGSYRNHLRGRGRSIGGETAAAGSDEEEEEANGNDVTKDTSSADEPSPEQRPKRCKRWGAPRSSPARTAGSGDVGSEENDDFEVNREPLGTSPLRAGNREMLAWGKNGTRSQTRHSSTSGLNGRLVKGGRLAKLVDCLRNLDEADDEFDVHLTLVPLDDENMPNLEQPYLCCRPTLSIRHLCQFIALQTSVQAEEVEMYARKPQCRNLAVGASNSMDEASTDPSIGLQMLEGQESLAAICASFTSDQGEMVLVYRRKIQG; encoded by the exons ATGCCTGCCCAAAAGCGCCCGCTTACTCCTCCGCCCTTGGACGACCAACTCCCCGCCCCCGACGAGCCCCCTCCttcgcctcttcctcctccgccgcTCTCcactcagcagcagcagcagcagaagcaggaGCCGGACAAAGAGGATGCTGGCGGCGGCGAAGCGGACGAGGGTAAGGCGCCGGCGGAGACTCCTCTAGCACAGGACG ATTCTGATGGCGGAAGCGGTGGCGGTCAATCGTCGAACGAGGACGACGACGAGGCCGAGAAACCGGA ATTTATCCTAGTGAAACTAGCCGACATTCGAAAAGAAGTGCAGTGCCCTATCTGCTTAG GGATAATACGTAAGACAAGGACGGTAATGGAATGCCTGCATCGCTTTTGTAGGGAATGTATTGACAAATCAATGAGACTTGG AAACAATGAATGTCCTGCATGCCGCACCCATTGTGCAAGTCGGCGTTCTTTGAGAGATGATCCCAACTATGATGCCCTTATAGCAACCTTATATCCGGATATTGATAAGTATGAAGAAGAG GAACTGGCTTTTCATGAAGAGGAGAAATCCCGCAATAAGAAG ATCCAAGCATACATAACTGAGACATTTCGACGACAATCAGAAGCACTTGGTAGGAGGAGGTCCACAGCTAAAGCTGCTGCAGTATTCGGAAGAAAACCACAAGGAAGTTACCGAAATCATCTGCGTGGAAGAGGCAGAAGTATTGGTGGTGAAACTGCAGCTGCAGGCTctgatgaggaagaagaagaagcaaatggTAATGATGTCACCAAAGATACCTCGTCTGCAGATGAGCCCTCTCCTGAACAAAGGCCGAAGAGATGCAAGAGATGGGGGGCTCCTCGATCTTCACCAGCTAGAACAGCAGGCAGTGGTGATGTTGGCTCCGAGGAAAACGACGATTTTGAAGTCAACAGAGAGCCCCTTGGGACATCGCCTTTGCGAGCAGGAAACAGAGAGATGCTTGCATGGGGTAAGAATGGTACACGTAGTCAAACTAGACATAGCAGTACTAGTGGTTTAAATGGTAGATTGGTCAAGGGTGGGCGCTTGGCCAAATTGGTGGACTGCCTGCGCAATTTAGATGAAGCTGATGATGAG TTTGATGTGCATCTGACCCTGGTTCCTTTGGATGATGAAAATATGCCAAATTTGGAACAGCCATATCTTTGCTGCCGGCCAACCCTGTCAATTAGACATCTTTGCCAA TTTATCGCTCTTCAGACATCTGTCCAAGCTGAAGAAGTTGAGATGTATGCGAGGAAACCTCAATGCCGAAATTTAGCAGTTGGGGCTTCCAACTCAATGGACGAGGCATCGACTGATCCTTCCATAGGCCTCCAGATGTTGGAGGGACAAGAATCTCTAGCAGCGATTTGTGCTTCTTTCACGAGTGACCAAGGGGAGATG GTGTTGGTTTACCGTCGGAAGATTCAGGGCTAG